The genomic stretch GCCTTTTGTACAGGGCAATAAAAGGTCATAGAGGTGATCTGTGAGCACTtatgcttcttcctcggccgCCGCGCTTGAGGCAGCTTCAGTAGTAGTTCCCTCTGTCGCCGACTCTGCGGGAGCATCCGCTGCAGGGGCATAGAAGGGGTTACCTTCTTCGCCCGCGTCCAGTTGCAATAGGAAGGTTTCCCAGAGTTCGATGAGCTGTGAAACAAAATTATCAGTAACCAAAGAAGCCTGTTTATTAAGATTGCGTTTACATACCTCCTTCTGGGCTTCAACAGCGCTTTCCAAGAAAGTTTCCACACCGGACTTAAAATCCtctaccttttccttttcaaaaCGCTGCAACTCATTCCGCATCAGCCTTCCCATATCTTCGAACAACAGCCTCGCCTGATGGACCTTGCGTTCCGCATCGGCCACATCAGCATTGACTTGATTTAGGCGGTCCTGCTGTGTCTTTCCTTGCCGGAGAAGCTTCTCTTGCGTATGCTTGCGTTTCTGCATTTCCGACTCGGCTGCATGCCAGCTGTGGAACGCCTTCTGCCGCTGAGAGAAGGCTGTCTTGACACTTCCAATCAGACGGAGATATTCGTCGATGGTGATGCCGAGAGTGAGGACATCCTGCTGGGCCTGGCGCTCATAGAGTTCCTTTATGCGCAATTGTAGGTCTGAGAGCCCGACGAGAGGGGATGAGAGGGCGGGGGATAGTTCAACAGCTGCAAGCGCATGGAGGGATGCCGAAAAGTCTCCCGCAGCTTCTGCTAGACCCTTCCGTTGTGCAACTACGGTGTCAATGGATTTCATCAGGGCCTTCAACTGATTCTCCAAGGCGTCCAGGTAAATCTTTCGGTCATGGAACCACTAAGGTGATTGTTAACCTGGCGACTCCACAACACCTAATCAAGACGGACTTACATCATCATGCTCAACAAATTTGGACCCTCCACCCACGTTGATACCAAAGGAGCTAAACATACCCTTGCTCTGACCCAGATCCGGCTCCCTATTCTCCTTGTTTTTGATGTCTAAATTAAAAGTTTCGCTTTCGAGGAAAATTTTCAGGTCTCCATCATGCTGAAGGATAGGGTGCGCGGCAATTTTGTTGAGCATGCGCTCCAGTGCGGCCCTTCTGGATTCAACGAAATTAGTATCGAAACGGCCAACTGCCTGCTTCTCTGGCGGAGGAGGGACGACAACGCCAGGGTTGTTGTTATGCATTGAATTGTaaagccaaagaaagtcaCGGTATCGGCGGCTGACGGCAAACTCAGGCTGGCGATAGGCTTTAGAAGTTGTCTGAATCCAGCGTCAGCATATCAAAGCAGTCCAAGCTCGTAAGCACAGACGGTCTACCTTAGTTCGGACCTGATAAACAATATGACTACTCGTTAGATCTCCCACCTTGTGTGGGTCACCGACGGTGATCTCAAAAGTCGGTTTCGCTGCCTTCTCAATACTAATACTAGGCTCTGATTGTCTTTTCGAGCTGTCCGCG from Aspergillus oryzae RIB40 DNA, chromosome 1 encodes the following:
- a CDS encoding sorting nexin 1 (membrane coat complex Retromer, subunit VPS5/SNX1, Sorting nexins, and related PX domain-containing proteins); this encodes MDLDAGDSPWGGKQAITNNTSASYSTYLTRSTDVPSQSTGNHAREQSSQQTTSTGPRSPVRRGPRGIRKISAHATKLEAVDDTLDPLGPLGDKADETSPAAVEQAPVPPQKEAFAGRNVRPTSSASQTSSGAGMVDSVNLEEDGAGFRNPPPVQPPSDADSSKRQSEPSISIEKAAKPTFEITVGDPHKVGDLTSSHIVYQVRTKTTSKAYRQPEFAVSRRYRDFLWLYNSMHNNNPGVVVPPPPEKQAVGRFDTNFVESRRAALERMLNKIAAHPILQHDGDLKIFLESETFNLDIKNKENREPDLGQSKGMFSSFGINVGGGSKFVEHDDWFHDRKIYLDALENQLKALMKSIDTVVAQRKGLAEAAGDFSASLHALAAVELSPALSSPLVGLSDLQLRIKELYERQAQQDVLTLGITIDEYLRLIGSVKTAFSQRQKAFHSWHAAESEMQKRKHTQEKLLRQGKTQQDRLNQVNADVADAERKVHQARLLFEDMGRLMRNELQRFEKEKVEDFKSGVETFLESAVEAQKELIELWETFLLQLDAGEEGNPFYAPAADAPAESATEGTTTEAASSAAAEEEA